In Chitinivorax tropicus, the following proteins share a genomic window:
- a CDS encoding NADH-quinone oxidoreductase subunit M has product MSEHLLSLAIWTPILAGVLVLATGSDRNAGMARWIALLGALAGFIVSLPLYTGFQSLHGGMQFVEMKPWIERFNINYHLGVDGISMLFVVLNSFTTLLVVVAGWEVIERRVAQYFAAFLIMSGLINGTFAALDAVLFYVFFEAMLIPMYLVIGVWGGPRRVYAAVKFFLYTLLGSLLMLVAFVYLYIQSGHSFNIMDYHALKLPLDVQKLIFFAFFMSFAVKVPMWPVHTWLPDAHVEAPTGGSMVLAAITLKIGAYGFLRFSLPIAPDAAHALSGIMIFLSLVGVVYIGLVALVQADMKKLVAYSSISHMGFVTLGLFMFAGGYLTNEGVEGALIQMLSHGFVSAAMFACIGVMYDRMHSRQIADYGGVVNTMPKFAAFMMLFAMANAGLPATSGFVGEFLVIMGAVKANFWYAFLASTTLIFGAAYTLWMYKRVIFGEVANEHVAQLPDINAREFALLAVLAVTVLGMGLYPEMFISKMHMSVNDLIAHVAKSKI; this is encoded by the coding sequence ATGAGTGAACATTTGCTGAGTCTAGCCATCTGGACGCCCATTCTGGCCGGTGTGCTGGTATTGGCGACCGGCAGTGACCGTAACGCAGGTATGGCTCGCTGGATCGCACTGTTAGGCGCGTTGGCAGGTTTTATCGTATCACTGCCGTTGTATACAGGGTTTCAGTCCCTGCATGGTGGTATGCAATTCGTAGAGATGAAACCATGGATTGAGCGTTTCAACATCAATTACCACCTGGGTGTCGATGGCATCTCGATGCTGTTCGTCGTGCTGAACAGTTTTACAACCTTGTTGGTTGTGGTGGCAGGCTGGGAAGTGATCGAGCGGAGAGTTGCGCAGTACTTCGCTGCATTCCTGATCATGTCAGGATTGATCAATGGTACGTTTGCGGCGCTGGATGCAGTTCTGTTCTACGTGTTCTTCGAGGCGATGCTGATCCCGATGTATCTGGTGATTGGTGTTTGGGGTGGGCCGCGCCGCGTCTACGCAGCGGTCAAATTTTTCCTGTACACCCTGCTAGGCTCGTTATTGATGTTGGTTGCTTTTGTCTACCTGTACATTCAGTCGGGTCATAGCTTCAATATCATGGATTATCATGCGCTGAAGTTGCCGCTGGATGTCCAGAAGCTCATCTTCTTCGCGTTCTTCATGTCATTTGCCGTCAAGGTTCCCATGTGGCCCGTCCATACCTGGTTGCCTGACGCGCACGTCGAGGCGCCTACAGGTGGTTCGATGGTGTTGGCCGCGATTACGCTGAAGATTGGCGCATATGGTTTCCTACGCTTCAGCCTGCCCATTGCGCCCGACGCCGCACACGCTCTATCAGGAATCATGATCTTCCTGTCGTTGGTCGGCGTGGTGTATATCGGCTTGGTTGCGTTGGTTCAAGCTGATATGAAGAAATTGGTGGCGTATTCCTCCATCTCTCACATGGGCTTTGTAACACTCGGGTTGTTCATGTTTGCCGGGGGGTATTTGACCAATGAAGGTGTAGAAGGTGCATTGATACAGATGTTGTCGCATGGTTTTGTTTCAGCGGCCATGTTTGCTTGTATCGGGGTCATGTATGACCGCATGCATAGTCGTCAGATTGCAGATTATGGTGGTGTGGTCAACACAATGCCTAAATTCGCTGCTTTCATGATGCTTTTTGCGATGGCCAATGCCGGTTTGCCGGCAACATCAGGCTTCGTAGGTGAATTCCTGGTGATCATGGGGGCGGTAAAGGCAAACTTCTGGTACGCCTTCCTGGCCTCTACCACATTGATTTTTGGTGCGGCCTACACATTGTGGATGTATAAGCGCGTGATCTTTGGTGAGGTTGCAAATGAACATGTCGCCCAACTGCCAGATATCAATGCTCGTGAATTCGCATTGTTGGCAGTGCTTGCCGTGACAGTACTGGGCATGGGTCTGTACCCGGAGATGTTCATTTCCAAGATGCATATGTCTGTGAATGATCTGATTGCGCACGTCGCTAAATCCAAGATCTAA
- the nuoN gene encoding NADH-quinone oxidoreductase subunit NuoN, whose protein sequence is MDFASMNLVAAAPELFLLCALAVILMVDVFVKDESSQVIFGLSLLTLAGCAFFTYSTLTPTVSYAFNNMFVDDPMADWLKLVIYVSVAAIFIYSRQYLQNRGIFKSEFFSLTLFSMLGMMVMVSANNLLVLYLGLELLSLSLYALVALQRDSAISTEAALKYFVLGALASGMLLYGMSMLYGATGSLDLQVIAEMIATGKARQGLLALGVVFVVAGLAFKLGAVPFHMWVPDVYQGAPTAITMFIGSAPKLAAFAFVIRLLVIAMSGLIKDWQPMLMLLAVASLAIGNITAIAQTSIKRMLAYSTISHMGFLLLGILSGSVVGYSASMFYAVAYVLMTLGAFGILLLLSGKEGEADALDTFKGLADRSKWYAFLMLLLMVSMAGIPGTIGFWAKLQVIQAVVDIKAYWLAITAVMFSLVGAFYYLRIIKLMYFDEADSTEAIGGTGDTHVLLSLNGVMILVLGIVPNALMSLCMEAIKHSVKLS, encoded by the coding sequence ATGGATTTCGCTAGTATGAACTTGGTTGCAGCTGCGCCAGAGTTGTTTCTACTGTGTGCACTCGCCGTGATCTTGATGGTGGATGTATTCGTCAAAGATGAATCATCTCAGGTCATTTTTGGGCTCTCGTTGCTGACGTTGGCGGGCTGTGCATTTTTCACATACAGCACACTGACACCGACGGTATCCTATGCTTTCAACAACATGTTTGTTGATGACCCGATGGCAGACTGGCTGAAGCTTGTAATCTATGTCAGTGTCGCTGCCATTTTCATCTATTCACGCCAATACCTGCAGAATCGCGGTATCTTCAAGAGTGAGTTTTTCTCGCTGACACTCTTTTCGATGCTCGGGATGATGGTCATGGTATCAGCGAACAACCTGCTGGTACTGTATCTGGGACTGGAATTGCTGTCGCTCAGTCTTTATGCGCTGGTCGCCCTTCAGCGTGATTCAGCCATCAGTACAGAGGCTGCACTGAAATACTTTGTCTTGGGGGCCTTGGCGTCTGGTATGTTGCTATATGGCATGTCGATGCTATATGGAGCCACTGGCAGCCTTGATTTGCAAGTCATCGCAGAAATGATCGCAACTGGCAAGGCGCGGCAGGGCTTGCTCGCGTTGGGCGTTGTCTTTGTCGTAGCGGGATTGGCATTCAAATTGGGTGCGGTGCCATTTCACATGTGGGTGCCCGATGTCTATCAGGGGGCGCCGACTGCAATCACCATGTTTATCGGCTCCGCTCCAAAGCTTGCAGCCTTCGCATTTGTGATTCGCCTGTTGGTCATTGCGATGAGCGGATTGATCAAGGATTGGCAACCCATGTTGATGCTGCTGGCAGTAGCATCGTTGGCGATTGGTAACATTACCGCCATCGCACAGACCAGCATCAAACGGATGTTGGCGTACTCAACCATTTCTCACATGGGTTTCCTACTACTCGGTATCCTGTCCGGCTCGGTTGTAGGATATTCGGCATCGATGTTCTACGCTGTTGCTTATGTGTTGATGACCTTGGGTGCGTTTGGCATTCTGCTGTTGCTATCTGGCAAAGAAGGTGAAGCCGATGCGTTGGATACTTTCAAGGGATTGGCTGATCGCAGCAAGTGGTATGCGTTTTTGATGCTGTTGCTGATGGTATCTATGGCGGGCATTCCCGGCACGATTGGTTTCTGGGCGAAGCTGCAGGTGATTCAGGCAGTCGTCGATATCAAGGCGTATTGGCTTGCCATCACAGCAGTCATGTTCTCGTTGGTAGGTGCCTTCTACTATTTACGCATCATCAAGCTGATGTACTTTGATGAAGCAGACTCGACTGAGGCGATCGGTGGTACCGGTGATACACATGTGTTGCTCTCATTGAATGGAGTGATGATTCTGGTACTGGGTATAGTGCCGAATGCGCTGATGTCGCTTTGCATGGAAGCGATCAAACATAGTGTGAAGCTATCGTGA
- a CDS encoding DUF2818 family protein, with protein sequence MSSAVIMLLLAALVAANLPFASNRLFCVFNTSSGKGLAWRLLELIALYVVIGLASMSLEGRFGPIQDQKWQFYVTTLAVFVVMAVPGFVYRYLWRKAGI encoded by the coding sequence GTGAGTTCTGCTGTTATCATGTTGTTATTGGCGGCCCTGGTGGCCGCCAATTTGCCTTTCGCATCCAATCGACTGTTTTGCGTATTTAACACCAGTTCAGGCAAGGGCTTGGCGTGGCGGCTTCTGGAGCTGATAGCGCTGTATGTGGTGATCGGCTTGGCGTCCATGAGTCTGGAAGGGCGTTTTGGTCCAATCCAGGATCAGAAATGGCAATTTTATGTCACTACTTTAGCCGTGTTTGTTGTCATGGCTGTGCCGGGTTTTGTATATCGGTATTTGTGGCGTAAAGCCGGGATATAG
- the thrS gene encoding threonine--tRNA ligase, giving the protein MPIVTLPDGSQRVFDNPVSVTEVAASIGAGLARAALAGKVDGRLVDTSFVIDRDVSLAIITDRDADGLEVIRHSTAHLLAYAVKELFPDAQVTIGPVIENGFYYDFSYKRPFTPEDLLAIEKRMSELAKRDIPVTREVWLRDEAIRFFEAQGERYKAELISAIPQGEEVSLYREGDFIDLCRGPHVPSTGKLKVFKLMKVAGAYWRGDARNEMLQRIYGTAWAKKEELDAYLHQLEEAEKRDHRKIGKQQDLFHLQEEAPGMVFWHPKGWTIWQTVEQYLRKVLREAGYQEVRTPMVMDRVLWERSGHWENYRENMFTTESEKRDYAVKPMNCPGHVQIFNQGLKSYRDLPLRIAEFGACHRNEPSGSLHGIMRVRGFTQDDAHIFCTEDQVQDESMRFIELLQRVYLDFGYDQILVKLSTRPAKRAGTDDVWDKAENALAEALKSKGLEFELQPGEGAFYGPKIEFSLKDSIGRVWQCGTLQLDFVLPERLGAEYVAEDNSKHRPVMLHRAILGSMERFIGILIENYAGSLPLWLAPVQMVVLNISEGQADYAKEVTQSLRKAGFRAISDLRNEKITYKIREHSLQRLPYQLVVGDKEKAAGLVAVRTRQGEDLGQMTVEALMARLYQEMPGSTV; this is encoded by the coding sequence ATGCCTATCGTAACGCTTCCTGATGGTTCTCAACGTGTTTTTGATAACCCTGTCTCAGTCACTGAAGTGGCGGCCAGCATTGGAGCGGGTTTGGCTCGTGCTGCCCTGGCTGGTAAGGTAGATGGGCGTTTGGTGGACACATCTTTTGTCATTGATCGCGATGTGTCATTGGCGATTATCACGGACCGTGACGCAGACGGCTTGGAGGTCATTCGTCACTCGACGGCGCATTTGCTAGCCTATGCAGTCAAGGAGCTGTTCCCTGATGCGCAGGTGACGATTGGCCCAGTTATTGAAAATGGCTTCTACTACGATTTTTCCTATAAGCGGCCGTTTACCCCGGAAGATTTGCTTGCAATTGAAAAGCGGATGTCGGAGCTGGCCAAGCGCGATATCCCTGTTACCCGTGAAGTCTGGCTGCGGGACGAAGCCATCCGGTTCTTTGAGGCGCAGGGTGAGCGGTACAAGGCTGAGCTGATCAGCGCCATTCCCCAGGGTGAAGAAGTATCTCTGTATCGGGAAGGGGACTTTATCGATCTTTGCCGAGGGCCTCACGTCCCTTCTACGGGCAAGCTGAAGGTCTTCAAGCTGATGAAAGTCGCAGGCGCCTACTGGCGTGGCGATGCTCGTAATGAAATGCTGCAGCGAATCTATGGCACTGCATGGGCCAAAAAAGAAGAGCTGGATGCTTATCTGCATCAGCTGGAAGAGGCGGAGAAGCGAGACCACCGTAAAATCGGTAAACAGCAGGACCTCTTCCATCTGCAGGAAGAGGCGCCAGGCATGGTGTTCTGGCATCCCAAGGGCTGGACGATTTGGCAGACTGTCGAGCAATATTTACGCAAGGTGCTGCGTGAAGCTGGCTATCAGGAAGTGCGTACCCCAATGGTCATGGATCGCGTTCTATGGGAGCGCTCAGGGCATTGGGAGAACTATCGTGAAAATATGTTCACGACAGAGTCGGAAAAACGTGATTATGCCGTTAAGCCGATGAATTGCCCTGGGCACGTGCAGATCTTCAACCAAGGTTTGAAGAGCTATCGTGATCTGCCATTGCGAATTGCCGAGTTTGGTGCCTGCCATCGCAACGAGCCGTCCGGCTCATTGCACGGCATCATGCGGGTGCGTGGTTTTACTCAGGATGATGCGCACATCTTCTGCACTGAGGATCAAGTGCAGGACGAATCGATGCGATTCATCGAATTACTGCAACGGGTTTATCTTGACTTTGGCTATGACCAGATTTTGGTCAAGCTCTCTACCCGCCCGGCAAAGCGAGCTGGCACTGACGACGTCTGGGATAAGGCGGAAAATGCTTTGGCAGAGGCATTGAAATCAAAGGGTCTAGAGTTTGAGCTGCAGCCCGGTGAAGGTGCTTTCTATGGCCCTAAGATAGAATTTTCCCTGAAAGACTCCATTGGCCGTGTTTGGCAGTGTGGCACATTGCAGCTGGATTTTGTGCTTCCGGAGCGTCTGGGTGCGGAGTATGTAGCAGAAGACAACAGCAAGCATCGCCCCGTCATGCTACATCGAGCAATCCTTGGTTCGATGGAGCGTTTCATTGGCATTCTGATCGAGAACTATGCAGGCAGTCTGCCGCTCTGGCTCGCGCCCGTGCAGATGGTGGTGCTGAATATTTCCGAAGGCCAGGCTGACTATGCCAAGGAAGTCACACAATCCTTGAGAAAAGCTGGCTTTCGCGCCATCTCGGACTTGAGAAACGAGAAAATTACCTATAAAATTCGCGAACATAGTTTGCAGCGTTTGCCTTATCAGCTGGTTGTGGGTGATAAAGAAAAGGCTGCAGGATTGGTTGCCGTGCGTACCCGCCAAGGCGAAGACTTGGGGCAGATGACGGTGGAGGCCCTGATGGCGCGCCTTTATCAAGAAATGCCGGGTAGCACGGTTTAA
- the infC gene encoding translation initiation factor IF-3: MAQEREPRINGEIDASQIRLVGQEGEQLGIVTLAQAMSMAEEAEVDLVEIAPQAQPPVCRLMDYGKFKYRESKKRHEAKLKQKQVQVKEVKFRPGTDEGDYQVKLRNLLRFLQEGDKAKITLRFRGREMAHQEFGVALLKRVESDLAEVGAVEQFPKMEGRQMVMVIAPKKKQ; the protein is encoded by the coding sequence ATAGCTCAGGAACGTGAACCACGGATAAATGGCGAAATCGATGCGTCGCAAATCCGTCTGGTGGGTCAAGAAGGTGAACAGCTCGGTATCGTAACCCTTGCTCAGGCGATGAGCATGGCTGAAGAGGCTGAAGTTGATTTGGTAGAAATCGCGCCGCAGGCTCAGCCCCCGGTATGCCGCCTGATGGATTACGGCAAATTCAAATACCGCGAGAGCAAAAAGCGCCACGAGGCCAAGCTGAAGCAAAAGCAGGTCCAGGTCAAGGAAGTCAAATTCCGGCCTGGTACGGACGAAGGTGATTATCAGGTTAAATTGCGCAATTTGTTGCGCTTCCTGCAAGAAGGCGATAAAGCAAAAATTACCTTGCGCTTCCGTGGGCGTGAAATGGCGCATCAGGAATTTGGTGTTGCTCTGTTGAAGCGGGTTGAAAGTGATTTGGCAGAAGTAGGGGCTGTTGAGCAGTTTCCGAAGATGGAAGGCCGCCAAATGGTGATGGTAATCGCGCCTAAAAAGAAACAATAG
- the rpmI gene encoding 50S ribosomal protein L35, producing the protein MPKMKTKSGAAKRLKVLGSGGVKRSKAFKRHILTKKTTKNKRQLRGTTMVHPTNMGHVRAMLPYAA; encoded by the coding sequence ATGCCGAAGATGAAGACCAAAAGCGGTGCTGCTAAGCGCCTCAAGGTTCTGGGTTCGGGCGGTGTTAAGCGCAGTAAAGCGTTCAAGCGCCACATCCTGACCAAGAAGACCACAAAGAACAAGCGTCAACTCCGTGGTACGACGATGGTTCACCCGACGAACATGGGTCATGTTCGTGCGATGTTGCCCTACGCTGCCTAA